In one window of Festucalex cinctus isolate MCC-2025b chromosome 14, RoL_Fcin_1.0, whole genome shotgun sequence DNA:
- the LOC144000875 gene encoding ankyrin-3-like isoform X24 produces MCSYGEDAMTCDTDKYLRPQDLKELGDDSLPQEGYMGFSIGARSASPRISLRSFSSDRSNTLNRSSFARDSMMIEEILAPTKDTLQSVCKDISYLVDPLNKHLAVTREYNSECMRRYSWTPDTVDHGHNIASSPIHSGFSSPLPQYDSRFLVSFMVDARGGSMRGSRHNGMRIIIPPRKCTAPTRITCRLAKRHKLAYPPPMVEGEGLVSRLVEVGPAGAQFLGPVIVEIPHFGAMRGKERELIVLRSDNGDTWREHQFDSTPEELIELLTGMDEELDSPAELEKKRICRIVSRDFPQYFAVVSRIKQESNHMGPDGGVLSSSTVPMVQASFPQGALTKKIRVGLQAQPVPDDMVRAVLGNRATFSPIVTVEPRRRKFHKPITMTIPVPPRHAEGHPTGPWGDAAPCLRLLCSITGGTSPAQWEDITGTTPLSFVTDCVSFTTNVSARFWLADCHQIPETVGLASQLYRELICVPYLAKFVVFAKMIDPVEARLRCFCMTDDKVDKTLEQQENFEEVARSKDIEVLEGKPIHVDCYGNLSPLTKSGQQLVFNFYSFKENRLPFNVKIRDMGQEACGRLSFLKEAKTSKGLPQTAICNLNITLPTHKKDMESDADDENERPERRHTFASLALRKRYSYLTDPAAKTSDRSPQRAQPSGYPHKPVFSTRSYQAWPPVPVAVPGQAKSGFGSLSSSSSNTPSASPLKSVWSINSASPIKTNIPGSPASSVKSVSDMASPIRSYRTISSPIKTVVQHAQYPGQVAHSPQASPAKSTSDSASMKGLAALSARTSPITASTGGSPLLERTSIAMTPPTSPKSSLSMFNSPLSYKTVVGGSAGTVSSSSPIKTVPGLSSVRSFSSDVSGPARNLFSSLSSPLKSNSPQSAAALINGTASPAQYRSSSPTSLLASSLQERIQATTNAATTSVNAAFDEVEKTLNSCSAGYGTLKSLSSSASSSYQSIRSSASSSLYNSIRSPPNATTAGTSSTVTVPVYSVINVLPEPQFKKLPEVSRSSAAILSPRKTVPPEMNSQLQTPFARNHSPTKPPLLSSSLKSNTTSPLSSSQEILKDVADMKEDLIRMSAILQTDPNSSTNKGFQSGSGGKVEDEEPYRIVEKVKQDLVKVSEILTKDAAKEPMARGPLDDIRFSKVPVEQPPSNWSYPPRYETVVPQAKAKTIQDRDFNLSKVVDYLANDVGSNSFSLSKMHDAKHTTDEGKREVDGREKQKRVLKPTIAVQEQKLKMPPTSMRSSPSDRELGKVADALFGADTVLESPDDIYHEQDKSPLSDSGFETRSERTPSAPQSAEGMGPKAPFQDLPVPPVITETRTEVVHVIRSYEAPEDNKQPAMVEGNPIRYIDAESKGHANQAPSTPDLNKGYSVKVAPDDDPMGKGIRLKEETHITTTTRMVYHKPPGNEPVSERCEETMSVHDIMKAFQSGKDPSRELAGLFEHKSEETSQRLSEDVKPKVERIIEVHIEKGNKTEPTEVIIRETKNHSDNEMYFYPGNRQEDRETEELPLYFDSSKFNTTMAHEDSRPSSAQLMADESYKTLKLLSQHSVEYNEDESSELRGESYNFAEKMLLSEKFDQSHANTEEHVREKSHFHSPERSRNESRSIGPRTEYIFRSARNVFDTSGRMANADDNYDTMTLLQHSSEPGSPKQSVWMRVSEDDTERKEREQLMYEERVDRTVKEAEEKLSEVSQFFRDKTEQLNDELSSPERKSRRPDFRESRSGPSSTQSSPERSVYRNGASGEEWSRERLRDKFSSNERKCASLPSSPERRVLLQYNDSDSKRQGDGKTEGSKPFQMSSSKVSAVRLKFEQEAQRQERGPQGGQSANPPIRKLHESKLPVYQVFGGSNIPKTPDSPLSQRRGQESEPKFSPTIQKNQEDKKLFKTWENQGYGNYKPQSPKLSQTLVHNSLKDDNSDSQRQETTKKIIYTEFVVRESPNSNDGQKKNSESQIPVRKSSNFSENRRFPSLKLDASVETHEKEGSRTPGLVRNPIHSSFESNKSTCGSSVKSTDSDCSQSNITCNGVDCDPIEYLDQGTPAIITEGFKDIKPLPVYVSIQVGKQYEKETATGQLGTYKKIVSHESRTVHESRGTFYTVKQKESPSPQGSPEDDTLEQVTFIDSSGKSPVTPETPSPEDVSLTSRMPDSVIGSMAGMPSPIPEESEEEDGKTFIYKEPSRGKSKQAASENQRKKQEAEKQRSKGEKRIPYIEFPPPPPLDTEQSDHDKRKSCASSETETEMMEVNLQEEHDKHFLAEPIIRVQPPSPIPPGADNSDSSDDESVFHPIPVKKYTFKMKEEGEKRSKHRKSEKDGNKEAGLNGVVKGEEADLEPNGNDQSITDCSIATTAEFSHDTDATEIDSLDGYDFQDEDDGLSEDPKTSSLSNDGKTADRSFGQSKLEVIEEEKCEDGKTNPSSTKSSGEEVDYTLEGRHPERQSFTDNYFGYQLEEELNSTFKTVATKGLDFDPWSTKGSDHDGVYDSKTKDEDPKPFGLSVEDKSQATTPDTTPARTPTDESTPTSEPNPFPFHEGKMFEMTRSGAIDMSKRDFVEERLQFFQIGPQSPCERTDLRMAIVADHLGLSWTELAREMNFTVDEINHIRLENPNSLTAQSFMLLKKWVSREGKNSTTDALTAVLTKVNRMDIVTLLEGPIFDYGNISGTRCFADDHAVFRDQADDYQSILAELHSPGALHSDPHFLVPELPVTPNPSPTHHQHHHYPQPDSPWPADSQPQPPLSSPEIKPGIAFENPLRPCQLALSLSAFDLPDPDPSKVQKPHIALNDQLLMSEEEDRSYREMEPGRKPKSRAAQAMCELDISMAYSTSSSSVSSASSVTPSTPDRTQMADGHLVPVNSRGRETEASKEKGQLDETVAVEGNKFVERWVEEDLIKNVERKCEIVTKDRCQLEAEKNILTGQKGEAQVSINVLGTGYVGNEIEAEADKEGNNETPSVQQVEGNSENRGSKVAEEGGQESDLTVQEWAEALWERLPTEYGSTEAEDGGGNKEIREKAEVKTEEGSEEKEDDQEMTTEDRHLKIPNRVEQPERDVCSLSGWQSDSSSVNVEPPTPGRSSDLLDRRESHENSSDSVTSSSRGESGRSRQNGDNSKISPQGGSSESMNGRKEEGTLVSEKKVQQRVSVDSGSEEEQTVTTRIFRRRLILKGEEAKNVSSESVTEEHYLDQDGNLISRKVIRKVIRRLSSSSTDIHRCHRELQKSPILQEDGPEKEGASRNSRRMDERKPGDKKFHS; encoded by the exons CCTCCGCTCCTTCAGTTCGGATAGGTCCAACACCCTCAACCGGAGCTCCTTCGCCCGGGACAGCATGATGATCGAGGAGATCTTGGCCCCCACCAAGGACACG CTTCAGAGTGTCTGTAAAGACATTTCCTACCTGGTCGACCCACTAAataag CATCTTGCCGTGACGCGGGAATACAACTCGGAGTGCATGCGGCGCTACAGCTGGACGCCGGACACGGTGGACCACGGCCACAACATCGCGTCCAGCCCCATCCACTCCGG cTTCTCCTCCCCGCTCCCTCAGTATGACTCCAG GTTCCTGGTCAGCTTCATGGTGGACGCCCGCGGCGGGTCGATGAGGGGCAGTCGCCACAACGGCATGCGCATCATCATCCCGCCCAGGAAGTGCACGGCGCCCACGCGCATCACCTGCCGCCTGGCCAAGAGGCACAAGCTCGCCTATCCGCCGCCCATGGTGGAAGGGGAAGGCCTGGTCAGCAGGCTCGTGGAGGTCGGCCCGGCTGGGGCGCAGTTTCTTGG TCCCGTGATTGTGGAGATCCCTCATTTCGGCGCCATGCGGGGGAAGGAGCGGGAACTGATCGTGTTGAGGAGCGACAACGGCGACACGTGGCGCGAGCACCAGTTTGATTCCACTCCAGAGGAACTCATAGAGCTGCTAACTGGCATGGATGAAG AGTTGGACAGCCCTGCCGAGCTGGAGAAGAAACGCATTTGCCGCATCGTGAGCCGAGACTTCCCCCAGTATTTTGCTGTGGTGTCGAGAATCAAGCAGGAGTCCAACCACATGGGTCCTGACGGGGGCGTCCTGTCCAGTAGCACCGTGCCCATGGTCCAGGCCTCCTTCCCACAGGGGGCGCTCACCAAGAAGATCCGCGTCGGCCTGCAG GCTCAGCCTGTTCCTGACGACATGGTGAGGGCGGTCCTGGGGAACAGAGCCACCTTCAGCCCCATCGTCACCGTTGAGCCCAGGAGGAGGAAGTTCCACAAGCCCATCACCATGACCATCCCCGTGCCGCCCCGCCACGCGGAGGGCCACCCCACCGGCCCCTGGGGCGACGCGGCACCTTGCCTGCGTTTGCTCTGCAGCATCACAG GAGGGACGTCCCCCGCCCAGTGGGAAGACATCACGGGGACCACGCCGCTTTCCTTTGTGACCGACTGCGTCTCCTTTACCACAAATGTGTCGGCCAG GTTCTGGCTCGCAGACTGTCACCAGATTCCTGAGACGGTGGGTCTGGCGTCTCAGTTATACCGGGAGCTGATCTGCGTGCCGTACCTGGCCAAGTTTGTGGTGTTCGCCAAAATGATCGACCCGGTGGAGGCGCGCCTGCGCTGCTTCTGCATGACGGACGACAAAGTGGACAAGACACTCGAGCAGCAGGAGAACTTTGAGGAGGTGGCCCGGAGTAAAGACATCGAG GTTCTGGAGGGCAAGCCCATCCATGTGGACTGCTATGGCAACTTGTCTCCACTGACCAAAAGTGGACAGCAGCttgttttcaatttttactCCTTCAAGGAAAACAGACTTCCTTTCAACGTGAAG ATCAGAGATATGGGCCAAGAGGCCTGTGGCCGGTTATCATTCCTGAAGGAAGCAAAAACCTCGAAAGGTCTCCCGCAGACCGCCATATGCAATTTGAATATCACACTGCCCACACACAAGAAG GATATGGAGTCTGATGCTGACGATGAG aaTGAAAGGCCAGAACGACGCCATACCTTTGCCTCCTTAGCTTTGCGTAAGCGCTACAGCTATTTGACCGACCCTGCGGCCA AAACATCCGATCGAAGTCCGCAAAGAGCACAGCCTTCTGGCTACCCTCACAAACCTGTCTTTTCAACGAGATCTTATCAGGCGTGGCCGCCTGTTCCTGTCGCCGTCCCTGGCCAAGCCAAGTCTGGGTTTGGCTCGCTCTCCAGCTCATCGTCCAACACACCTTCTGCCTCTCCACTAAAGTCTGTCTGGTCCATCAACTCTGCCTCGCCCATTAAGACAAACATTCCCGGATCCCCTGCCTCTTCTGTTAAGTCAGTTAGTGACATGGCCTCTCCCATCCGATCGTACAGAACCATCTCCTCGCCCATCAAAACTGTAGTCCAACATGCTCAGTACCCAGGCCAGGTTGCCCACAGTCCCCAGGCGTCACCTGCAAAAAGTACTTCAGACAGTGCGTCTATGAAAGGGCTTGCGGCATTGTCAGCTAGGACTTCCCCTATAACTGCTTCTACAGGAGGAAGTCCTCTCCTTGAGAGGACATCAATAGCCATGACGCCTCCGACATCTCCCAAATCCTCCCTTAGTATGTTCAACTCCCCTCTGTCATACAAGACCGTTGTGGGGGGGTCCGCTGGTACGGTATCGTCTTCCTCCCCCATCAAAACTGTCCCTGGCCTCTCCTCCGTCCGTTCCTTTTCCTCAGATGTGTCAGGCCCTGCAAGGAACCTCTTCTCCTCACTATCTTCCCCACTCAAATCCAACAGCCCTCAAAGTGCTGCAGCGCTGATCAATGGAACAGCGTCACCAGCACAGTACCGCTCCTCCTCCCCAACCTCTCTCCTTGCCAGCAGTCTCCAAGAAAGAATACAAGCAACCACCAATGCTGCGACCACAAGCGTCAATGCAGCATTTGATGAGGTTGAAAAGACATTGAATTCTTGCTCGGCTGGCTATGGCACCTTAAAGTCATTGTCCTCCTCTGCATCTTCCTCATATCAGTCCATTAGGTCCTCAGCATCTAGTTCCCTTTACAACTCAATAAGGTCCCCTCCTAATGCCACCACTGCTGGAACATCAAGCACCGTGACAGTCCCTGTGTATTCTGTTATCAATGTGCTGCCAGAGCCCCAGTTTAAAAAGTTACCCGAGGTGTCCAGGTCCAGTGCTGCTATTCTGTCCCCACGTAAGACtgtgccccctgagatgaattCTCAATTGCAGACACCCTTTGCCAGAAATCATTCTCCCACCAAACCTCCACTTCTCTCGTCCAGTTTGAAGTCAAACACAAcatcccctttgtcatccagCCAAGAAATTCTCAAGGATGTTGCTGATATGAAAGAGGATTTAATACGAATGTCAGCCATTTTGCAGACTGATCCAAATTCTAGTACAAATAAAGGATTTCAATCTGGTTCTGGAGGGAAGGTAGAAGACGAAGAGCCATACCGGATTGTGGAGAAAGTAAAACAAGATTTGGTAAAAGTTAGTGAAATCCTGACTAAAGACGCAGCCAAAGAGCCAATGGCAAGGGGGCCGTTGGACGACATACGCTTCTCAAAAGTACCTGTTGAGCAACCACCAAGCAATTGGAGCTATCCCCCAAGATATGAGACAGTGGTTCCTCaagcaaaagcaaaaacaattcAAGATAGAGATTTCAACCTTTCTAAAGTTGTCGACTATTTAGCAAATGATGTTGGTAGtaattctttctctctttccaaAATGCATGACGCAAAACATACAACAGATGAGGGCAAGAGAGAAGTGGATGGCAGGGAAAAGCAAAAACGTGTTCTGAAACCCACCATTGCAGTTCAAgaacaaaaactcaaaatgcCTCCAACCAGCATGCGATCATCACCTTCCGACAGAGAGTTAGGTAAAGTGGCCGATGCTCTTTTTGGAGCAGACACTGTGCTGGAATCCCCTGATGATATATATCATGAACAGGATAAGAGCCCCCTCTCAGACAGTGGCTTTGAGACCAGAAGTGAAAGGACCCCCTCTGCCCCCCAGAGTGCTGAAGGCATGGGCCCAAAGGCCCCTTTCCAGGACCTCCCCGTTCCCCCAGTGATCACTGAGACAAGGACTGAAGTTGTTCATGTCATCAGGAGCTATGAGGCCCCAGAGGATAACAAACAACCTGCAATGGTGGAGGGAAATCCAATCAGATATATTGATGCCGAATCTAAAGGCCATGCCAATCAAGCTCCATCCACCCCTGATCTGAATAAGGGATATTCAGTGAAAGTTGCTCCTGATGATGATCCGATGGGTAAAGGCATACGGTTGAAGGAGGAAACTCACATCACCACTACCACCAGGATGGTGTACCACAAACCACCTGGCAATGAACCTGTATCAGAGAGGTGTGAGGAAACTATGTCTGTTCATGACATAATGAAGGCTTTTCAATCAGGAAAAGATCCTTCTCGGGAGCTTGCTGGACTCTTTGAGCACAAATCTGAAGAAACATCACAGAGACTCTCTGAAGACGTCAAACCTAAGGTCGAAAGAATAATTGAGGTGCACATTGAAAAGGGCAATAAAACAGAACCAACAGAGGTCATCATTAGAGAGACTAAAAACCACTCAGACAATGAAATGTATTTCTACCCAGGAAACAGACAAGAAGACAGGGAAACTGAGGAACTTCCCTTATATTTTGACTCCTCCAAATTTAACACCACCATGGCACATGAGGATAGTCGCCCTAGTTCAGCGCAATTAATGGCAGACGAGTCTTATAAGACTTTGAAATTGCTTAGTCAGCATTCTGTGGAGTATAATGAGGATGAATCGTCAGAGTTGAGGGGGGAATCTTATAATTTTGCTGAGAAAATGTTATTGTCAGAGAAGTTTGACCAATCCCATGCTAACACTGAGGAACATGTTAGAGAAAAGTCTCACTTCCACTCACCAGAAAGAAGTCGAAATGAGAGTAGGTCAATAGGCCCAAGAACGGAATATATCTTTCGGTCGGCACGAAATGTGTTTGATACATCGGGGAGAATGGCCAATGCTGATGATAATTATGACACAATGACACTTCTACAGCATTCTTCTGAGCCTGGTAGTCCCAAGCAATCTGTTTGGATGCGTGTGTCTGAAGATGACACAGAGAGAAAGGAAAGAGAGCAACTGATGTATGAGGAGAGGGTGGACAGAACCGTAAAAGAGGCAGAGGAAAAACTCAGTGAGGTATCTCAGTTCTTCAGAGATAAAACAGAGCAGCTCAATGATGAACTCTCCTCTCCAGAGAGAAAATCTCGCAGACCAGACTTTAGGGAATCACGATCCGGGCCTAGTTCCACACAAAGCAGTCCAGAGCGATCTGTTTATAGAAATGGCGCTAGTGGGGAAGAGTGGAGCAGAGAAAGACTAAGAGACAAGTTCAGCTCTAATGAGAGGAAATGTGCCAGTTTACCCAGTAGTCCAGAGAGGAGAGTACTGCTGCAGTATAATGATTCAGACTCTAAAAGGCAGGGAGATGGAAAAACTGAAGGCTCAAAACCTTTTCAGATGTCTTCTTCCAAAGTAAGCGCAGTGAGGCTTAAGTTTGAACAAGAGGCTCAAAGACAAGAGAGGGGTCCTCAGGGTGGCCAAAGTGCCAATCCTCCCATAAGGAAGCTCCACGAAAGTAAGCTCCCAGTGTACCAGGTATTTGGTGGTTCTAACATTCCAAAAACGCCAGACAGTCCATTAAGCCAGAGAAGAGGTCAAGAAAGTGAGCCCAAATTTTCACCCACGATCCAGAAAAATCAGGAAGataaaaaattattcaaaacaTGGGAGAACCAAGGGTATGGTAACTATAAACCCCAATCCCCCAAATTATCTCAAACATTAGTCCACAATTCTCTAAAAGATGACAATAGTGATTCACAAAGACAAGAAACTACCAAGAAAATTATTTACACTGAATTTGTTGTACGAGAGAGTCCAAATAGCAATgacggtcaaaaaaaaaactcggaaTCTCAAATTCCTGTAAGAAAGTCATCTAATTTTTCAGAAAATCGCAGATTCCCATCTTTAAAATTAGATGCCTCTGTTGAAACACACGAGAAGGAAGGCTCTCGCACGCCCGGCCTAGTTCGAAACCCGATACATAGTAGCTTCGAATCCAACAAATCTACTTGTGGATCATCTGTGAAATCCACAGACTCAGATTGTAGCCAGTCAAATATCACTTGTAATGGTGTTGACTGTGACCCAATAGAGTATTTGGATCAGGGAACTCCTGCAATTATTACAGAAGGTTTCAAAGATATCAAACCCTTACCTGTTTATGTCAGCATTCAAGTAGGTAAGCAGTATGAGAAAGAAACAGCTACTGGGCAGCTTGGaacttacaaaaaaatagtaAGCCATGAGAGTAGGACAGTGCATGAGAGTAGGGGGACATTTTACACTGTTAAACAAAAGGAGTCTCCATCTCCTCAAGGTAGTCCAGAAGATGACACTCTAGAACAGGTGACCTTTATAGACAGCTCTGGGAAAAGTCCTGTTACTCCCGAGACGCCAAGCCCAGAGGACGTTAGCCTGACCTCAAGAATGCCTGACTCTGTGATTGGCTCCATGGCTGGCATGCCAAGTCCAATTCCAGAAGAGTCAGAAGAGGAAGACGGTAAGACCTTCATCTACAAGGAGCCTTCAAGGGGAAAATCTAAGCAAGCAGCTTCAGAGAATCAGCGCAAGAAACAGGAAGCAGAGAAACAAAGGTCAAAGGGGGAGAAGAGAATTCCTTATATAGAGTTTCCACCACCACCCCCTTTGGACACAGAGCAGTCAGACCATGATAAAAGAAAGTCTTGTGCATCCTCTGAGACAGAGACTGAAATGATGGAAGTAAATCTACAGGAGGAGCATGACAAGCACTTCTTAGCTGAACCAATCATCAGGGTCCAACCTCCATCCCCCATTCCTCCTGGAGCTGACAACAGCGATTCTAGTGATGACGAGTCTGTCTTCCATCCCATCCCTGTCAAAAAGTACACCTTCAAAATGAAAGAGGAAGGGGAGAAACGCTCAAAACACCGAAAATCAGAGAAGGATGGAAATAAGGAGGCTGGGCTTAACGGTGTCGTAAAGGGGGAGGAAGCAGACTTGGAACCAAATGGAAATGACCAATCAATCACTGACTGCTCCATAGCAACCACTGCTGAATTTTCCCATGATACAGATGCCACTGAGATTGACTCATTAGATGGTTATGATTTTCAGGATGAAGATGACGGACTGAGTGAGGACCCAAAAACATCCAGTCTATCCAATGATGGGAAAACAGCTGATCGCTCCTTTGGTCAGTCTAAGCTTGAAGTTATTGAGGAAGAGAAGTGTGAGGATGGGAAAACCAATCCGTCTTCTACAAAAAGCAGTGGGGAAGAAGTAGATTACACCCTTGAAGGAAGACATCCAGAAAGGCAGAGCTTCACAGATAACTACTTCGGCTACCAACTTGAAGAGGAGCTCAACTCAACCTTTAAAACAGTAGCCACAAAAGGCCTCGACTTTGACCCCTGGTCCACCAAAGGGAGTGATCATGATGGAGTTTACGATTCCAAAACCAAAGACGAAGATCCCAAGCCCTTTGGTTTATCTGTGGAGGACAAATCACAGGCTACAACACCTGACACAACCCCTGCTCGAACACCGACTGATGAGAGCACTCCAACTAGTGAACCTAACCCCTTCCCTTTCCACGAAGGGAAGATGTTTGAGATGACCCGCAGTGGTGCTATTGACATGAGCAAGCGGGACTTTGTTGAAGAgaggcttcaattttttcaGATTG GTCCCCAAAGTCCTTGTGAACGGACAGATTTACGTATGGCCATTGTAGCGGATCACCTGGGACTCAGCTGGACAG AGCTGGCTCGGGAGATGAACTTCACAGTAGATGAAATCAACCACATTAGATTGGAGAACCCCAACTCGTTGACAGCACAGAGCTTCATGCTATTAAAGAAGTGGGTGAGCCGGGAAGGGAAAAACTCCACAA CGGACGCCTTGACTGCAGTGTTGACCAAAGTCAATCGGATGGATATTGTGACTTTACTGGAGGGCCCAATTTTTGACTATGGTAACATTTCCGGCACGAGATGTTTTGCCGATGATCATGCGGTTTTCCGGGATCAGGCTGATG ATTATCAGAGCATTCTAGCCGAGTTGCATTCCCCCGGCGCGCTGCACTCCGACCCACATTTCCTGGTGCCCGAACTTCCCGTCACACCCAACCCCTCCCCCACCCACCACCAGCATCACCATTACCCACAACCCGACTCCCCTTGGCCGGCCGACTCGCAGCCTCAGCCCCCGCTCAGCAGCCCGGAGATCAAGCCCGGAATCGCGTTCGAGAATCCCCTTAGACCCTGTCAGCTTGCCCTGTCCCTTTCGGCGTTTGACCTCCCCGATCCCGATCCGTCCAAGGTGCAAAAGCCTCACATCGCCCTGAACGACCAGCTGCTCATGAGCGAGGAGGAGGACAGATCTTATCGAGAAATGGAGCCGGGCCGCAAGCCCAAGTCGCGCGCCGCCCAGGCCATGTGCGAGTTAGACATCAGCATGGCTTACTCCACATCATCCTCTTCCGTCTCGTCTGCATCATCGGTGACCCCTTCAACACCTGACAGGACACAAATGGCAGATGGACATCTCGTACCAGTGAATAGTAGAGGACGTGAAACGGAAGCGTCAAAAGAAAAGGGTCAGCTTGATGAGACGGTTGCAGTAGAGGGAAACAAATTTGTGGAAAGGTGGGTAGAGGAAGACTTGATTAAAAACGTGGAGAGAAAATGTGAGATAGTGACAAAGGATAGGTGTCAGCTGGAGGCGGAAAAGAACATTTTGACAGGACAAAAGGGAGAGGCGCAAGTGTCGATTAATGTGCTGGGAACTGGATATGTAGGAAATGAAATAGAGGCTGAGGCTGACAAAGAAGGTAATAATGAAACACCCAGCGTACAACAAGTAGAAGGGAACAGTGAGAACCGAGGAAGCAAAGTTGCTGAGGAAGGCGGCCAGGAAAGTGACTTGACCGTTCAGGAATGGGCTGAGGCCCTGTGGGAACGTCTGCCCACTGAGTATGGTTCTACTGAGGCGGAGGATGGAGGAGGAAACAAAGAGATCCGAGAGAAGGCCGAGGTGAAAACTGAAGAAGGCTCAGAGGAGAAGGAGGACGACCAGGAGATGACGACTGAGGACAGACATCTGAAGATTCCCAATCGCGTTGAACAGCCAGAAAGAGACGTGTGCTCGCTTTCAGGTTGGCAGAGCGACTCATCCAGCGTCAACGTGGAGCCACCCACGCCGGGCCGCAGCTCGGATCTGCTGGACAGGCGGGAAAG CCACGAGAACTCCAGCGATTCCGTCACTTCCTCGTCCAGGGGCGAATCAGGGAGGTCTCGGCAGAACGGCGACAACTCAAAAATCTCACCTCAGGGCGGCTCATCGGAGTCGATGAATGGCAGAAAGGAAGAAGGAACGCTGGTGTCCGAGAAGAAAGTCCAG CAGCGGGTTAGTGTAGATTCCGGTTCCGAGGAAGAACAGACCGTAACCACCAGAATCTTCCGACGCCGGCTCATTTTGAAG GGCGAGGAAGCAAAAAACGTGTCGAGCGAATCTGTGACCGAGGAACACTACTTGGACCAAGACGGTAACCTCATCAGTAGAAAA GTCATCAGGAAGGTCATCCGCCGACTCTCTAGCTCCTCAACGGACATCCACAGGTGCCATAGGGAGCTTCAGAAAAGTCCCATCCTGCAGGAGGACGGGCCTGAG AAAGAAGGAGCGTCGAGGAATAGCCGGCGAATGGACGAGAGGAAGCCCGGAGATAAAAAGTTTCACTCATAG